In uncultured Trichococcus sp., the following proteins share a genomic window:
- a CDS encoding MFS transporter, which yields MTKSRDKAGILKLTILSISLMLSAASAISVTLPMIKNQFPDIAPATVESLVTIPSFTMLIFILLSSFIVKGIGKKKTVMLGLTLAFVGGVIPVFVTNFSVIYISRFILGAGTGIYNSLAVSLIGDYFDGETQQKMLGYQTAFATLGSSFATFLAGILVNVAWQYSYLIYFLTLPIVILVALFLPADKKEVSNQDAASSKQKQSVNFLVIFSCIMMFVFFILIMNIFTKTSTLIVELNYTNQGFLGTAFTISSLIGAIGGFVYGHVRSALKQFTPVVALILIGIVYFLIPSVNSMLMLTIILSGGMLVVSIFIPYMYDILLPGAPENSTNLAISLAMVSCNLGAFSSPFMVQWLGNLVGNTSTAFSFTLGGIVFVIMACVFLLRGFKKNTSVVLENQK from the coding sequence ATGACTAAAAGTAGAGATAAAGCTGGTATTTTGAAGTTAACCATCCTATCCATTTCTTTAATGCTCAGTGCGGCGAGCGCAATTTCAGTAACCTTGCCGATGATAAAAAATCAATTCCCCGATATTGCTCCCGCAACCGTGGAATCTTTGGTCACAATACCTTCTTTCACCATGTTGATATTTATCTTGCTCAGCAGTTTTATTGTCAAGGGAATCGGTAAGAAGAAAACGGTCATGCTTGGCTTAACGTTGGCTTTTGTTGGAGGCGTTATTCCGGTTTTTGTAACAAATTTTTCTGTCATTTATATTTCCAGATTTATACTTGGGGCAGGGACCGGTATTTATAATTCACTAGCAGTCAGTTTGATAGGCGATTATTTTGATGGGGAAACGCAACAAAAAATGTTGGGTTATCAGACAGCATTTGCAACGTTAGGCTCCAGCTTTGCCACTTTCTTAGCGGGTATTCTGGTTAACGTTGCTTGGCAATACTCTTATCTCATTTATTTCCTTACTTTACCGATCGTAATTTTAGTTGCTTTATTCTTGCCTGCTGATAAAAAAGAAGTCAGCAATCAGGATGCAGCTTCAAGCAAGCAAAAGCAAAGCGTCAACTTTTTGGTCATATTCTCATGCATCATGATGTTTGTATTTTTCATCCTGATAATGAATATTTTCACCAAAACAAGCACATTGATTGTAGAATTGAACTATACGAATCAAGGGTTTTTGGGTACTGCATTCACGATCAGCAGTCTGATCGGGGCAATCGGAGGGTTTGTTTATGGCCATGTGCGAAGTGCCCTTAAGCAATTCACTCCCGTGGTCGCTCTGATCCTTATCGGTATCGTGTACTTTTTGATTCCTTCAGTAAACAGTATGCTGATGCTTACGATTATTCTGTCTGGTGGAATGCTGGTTGTTTCCATCTTTATCCCTTACATGTATGATATTTTGTTGCCAGGAGCTCCGGAAAATTCCACTAACTTAGCTATCTCATTGGCGATGGTTTCCTGCAATCTCGGCGCTTTCTCCTCACCTTTTATGGTACAATGGCTGGGCAATTTAGTCGGAAATACAAGTACAGCTTTTTCGTTTACACTTGGTGGAATCGTATTCGTAATCATGGCATGTGTTTTTCTCCTTCGAGGATTTAAGAAAAATACTTCAGTTGTTTTAGAAAACCAAAAATAG
- a CDS encoding 3-deoxy-7-phosphoheptulonate synthase — MSFKALSEKIDFELVKELSKLTPEQAAMKAARDQELHDIIEGKDDRILLIIGPCSAHDEEAVMEYVRRLAKLQEQVKDKVFMVPRIYTNKPRTTGDGYKGLLHKQDPTGKSNLIQGIAAVRSLHNRVITETGLTTADEMLYPENLDFVDDLVSYHAIGARSVEDQQHRFVASGIDHPAGMKNPTSGNLKVLFNSVYAAQQKQKFIHNGVEVQSSSNPLAHVVLRGGTNDYGDNIPNYHYEDLVKVVKGYEGGEYKNPFIVIDTNHDNSGKKHMEQIRIVKETMFNRSWNDDIKKLARGFMIESYLVGGRQEDDGTVFGQSITDPCLGWEDTEELVKYIAENA, encoded by the coding sequence ATGAGTTTCAAAGCATTGAGTGAAAAAATCGATTTCGAATTGGTCAAAGAATTATCCAAGCTGACACCTGAGCAAGCAGCAATGAAAGCAGCCCGCGACCAAGAGTTGCACGACATCATCGAAGGCAAAGACGATCGCATCCTTTTGATCATCGGACCTTGTTCCGCTCATGATGAGGAAGCGGTAATGGAATACGTGCGTCGTTTGGCGAAATTACAGGAACAAGTTAAGGACAAAGTGTTCATGGTTCCCCGTATCTACACAAACAAACCGCGTACGACCGGCGACGGCTACAAAGGCTTGTTACATAAACAAGATCCTACCGGCAAGAGCAACCTGATCCAAGGTATCGCTGCTGTTCGCAGCCTGCACAACCGCGTCATCACGGAAACGGGCTTGACTACAGCTGACGAAATGCTGTACCCGGAAAACCTGGATTTTGTTGATGATCTTGTCAGCTACCATGCAATCGGCGCGCGTTCAGTTGAAGACCAACAGCACCGTTTCGTTGCCAGCGGAATCGATCACCCAGCCGGGATGAAGAACCCGACAAGCGGCAACCTGAAAGTATTGTTCAATTCCGTGTACGCTGCACAACAAAAACAAAAATTCATCCATAACGGCGTCGAAGTGCAGTCCAGCTCCAACCCGTTGGCCCACGTTGTCCTGCGCGGCGGCACAAACGACTACGGCGATAACATCCCGAACTACCACTACGAAGACCTTGTCAAAGTCGTGAAAGGTTACGAAGGCGGAGAATACAAAAATCCATTTATCGTGATCGACACGAACCACGACAACTCAGGCAAAAAACACATGGAACAAATCCGCATCGTCAAAGAAACGATGTTCAACCGTTCATGGAACGACGACATCAAGAAATTGGCTCGTGGTTTCATGATCGAGAGCTACTTAGTAGGCGGCCGTCAAGAAGACGATGGAACAGTCTTCGGCCAATCCATCACCGACCCATGCCTAGGCTGGGAAGATACAGAAGAATTGGTTAAATACATCGCAGAAAACGCATAA
- a CDS encoding alpha-L-arabinofuranosidase C-terminal domain-containing protein yields MRLQKGRGMRMSKITINANNRGERINPNLHGQFVEFLGSGIYDGIWVGEDSSIPNYEGLRKDIVDALKDINPPLLRWPGGCFADTYHWRDGVGPREQRPKYYNENFGTQQLENNHFGTHEFMRLCELVGAKPWFNINMLSGTVRETREWVEYVNRETATTLAEERATNGHPEPFNVEYWGIGNESWAGGGNYTAEGYANEYRKHTSAMPLFGAGLPWTTPTQELKMIAVGPDGNKPKERVEWTKDFFKELAKYRKPKINGYDLHFYNWNMSDETDKVTEFSKEAWYRVIKGAFELEDVIEEQYGLIQQGLKAMPVEEGAFATPINVDLIVGEWGNWHNIDLTTPSILWQQCTMRDAITTALTLDIFHRNCDKVQMACVAQSVNVLNSLFLTNGNDTVLTPNYYVFKMYEAHKGGNKIDLALETNTLGNVCKEDLKKIYSFASVKDDVVTVNIVNVSADDSEKMTINFGQKVEYISGSVLSSEKMNDYNEFGVEEQVKIKDAVAPEIDGTNIDFEVAKSSVTVLQFKLDENWEEKKND; encoded by the coding sequence TTGCGATTACAAAAAGGAAGAGGGATGAGAATGAGTAAGATTACTATCAATGCAAACAACAGAGGAGAAAGAATCAATCCGAATCTGCATGGTCAATTCGTGGAGTTTCTTGGAAGCGGTATCTATGATGGGATTTGGGTTGGTGAGGATTCTTCCATACCGAATTATGAAGGATTAAGAAAAGATATCGTAGACGCTCTAAAAGATATCAACCCACCATTATTACGTTGGCCTGGCGGCTGTTTCGCTGATACGTATCACTGGAGAGATGGAGTTGGCCCAAGAGAGCAACGTCCTAAATATTATAATGAGAACTTTGGCACCCAACAGTTGGAGAACAATCATTTTGGGACACACGAATTCATGCGTCTGTGCGAATTGGTAGGAGCAAAACCGTGGTTCAACATCAATATGTTGTCCGGAACTGTTCGGGAAACGAGAGAATGGGTGGAATATGTAAATCGTGAGACTGCTACTACATTGGCGGAAGAAAGAGCCACCAATGGCCATCCGGAACCATTCAATGTTGAATACTGGGGAATCGGCAATGAGAGCTGGGCAGGTGGCGGAAATTACACTGCTGAAGGATATGCAAATGAATACCGCAAACATACGAGTGCCATGCCTCTTTTTGGAGCAGGACTGCCATGGACAACGCCAACTCAAGAGCTGAAGATGATCGCAGTCGGTCCCGATGGAAACAAACCGAAAGAGCGTGTTGAATGGACGAAGGACTTCTTCAAAGAACTTGCGAAGTATCGCAAGCCTAAGATCAATGGTTATGATCTGCATTTCTATAACTGGAATATGTCGGATGAAACCGACAAAGTAACGGAATTCAGTAAAGAAGCTTGGTATCGTGTAATCAAGGGCGCCTTTGAATTGGAGGATGTCATCGAAGAGCAATATGGTCTCATCCAGCAAGGATTAAAAGCGATGCCGGTTGAAGAGGGGGCGTTTGCGACTCCAATTAATGTTGATTTGATTGTCGGAGAATGGGGCAATTGGCATAACATTGATTTGACCACACCATCCATCCTTTGGCAGCAATGCACGATGAGGGATGCCATCACAACAGCATTGACATTGGATATTTTCCATAGAAATTGCGATAAGGTACAGATGGCCTGTGTAGCGCAATCGGTGAATGTCCTGAATTCACTGTTCTTAACGAATGGAAATGACACCGTTTTAACGCCGAATTATTATGTGTTCAAGATGTATGAAGCTCATAAAGGAGGAAATAAAATCGACCTGGCTTTAGAGACAAATACTTTAGGCAATGTTTGTAAAGAAGATTTGAAAAAAATATACAGTTTTGCATCTGTCAAAGATGATGTTGTGACAGTGAATATTGTGAATGTTTCCGCTGATGATTCCGAAAAAATGACGATCAACTTTGGCCAAAAAGTCGAATATATTTCCGGTAGCGTCTTAAGCTCTGAAAAAATGAATGATTACAACGAGTTCGGAGTTGAAGAACAAGTCAAGATCAAGGATGCTGTCGCGCCGGAAATTGACGGAACAAATATCGACTTCGAAGTGGCAAAATCTTCGGTTACTGTTCTTCAATTCAAACTGGATGAAAATTGGGAGGAAAAGAAAAATGACTAA
- a CDS encoding histidine phosphatase family protein: protein MEKILYLMRHGETEFNVRKKIQGWCDSPLTEIGIQQAKIAGTYFSNNRIEIDHAYSSTSERASDTLEIMTGNQMPYQRLKGLKEWHFGAFEGESEYLNPPIPYGDFFAKFGGESEDQMRERLATTLKTIMDTADHQSVLAVSHGAACRGFMRKWAQNQQVDQKSRLKNCCILKFIYKENEFHLVDIINPDFSNIQ from the coding sequence ATGGAAAAAATACTATATCTGATGCGTCATGGCGAAACAGAATTCAATGTGCGGAAAAAGATCCAAGGTTGGTGCGATTCCCCACTGACAGAGATTGGCATCCAACAGGCAAAAATAGCCGGAACCTATTTTTCAAATAATCGAATCGAAATTGATCATGCCTATTCATCCACATCGGAGCGCGCCTCGGATACGCTGGAAATCATGACCGGCAATCAAATGCCTTATCAACGTCTCAAGGGTCTGAAGGAATGGCATTTCGGTGCTTTCGAAGGCGAAAGTGAATACCTTAACCCGCCTATCCCCTATGGCGATTTTTTTGCAAAATTCGGCGGCGAAAGCGAAGATCAAATGAGGGAACGCCTCGCGACCACCCTCAAAACAATCATGGATACTGCTGATCATCAAAGCGTCTTGGCAGTCTCGCACGGCGCAGCCTGCAGAGGTTTCATGAGAAAGTGGGCACAAAATCAACAGGTTGATCAAAAGTCGAGATTGAAAAATTGCTGCATCCTGAAATTCATCTACAAAGAGAACGAGTTTCACTTGGTCGACATCATTAACCCTGATTTCAGTAACATCCAATAA
- a CDS encoding MurR/RpiR family transcriptional regulator, translated as MLIREKMETIKFSPAEKEVVEYLLRYPEVLDEKTMQEIAAETYTQPSTLIRIAKKLGFDGWVECKKAYQEEHDYLTRNFVNIDANLPFEANDSIMTISNKMASLGQSTIEDTLSLIHHDTLQQAKQMLLRAKHIQIFANNANMLIPQDFALKMNRIKHHTAVSTIKGEDVYTAYTSPGGTCAILISYTGESTAMKQIANILKAEGVPTIGITGIGDNYLSRVVDCYLPITTREKLYSKIGNFTINLSIIYLLDVLYSVVFAENYEENLAHIIRLGRIADKRKTSSDIMQEDTGGETM; from the coding sequence ATGCTGATACGCGAAAAAATGGAAACAATCAAGTTTTCTCCGGCTGAAAAGGAGGTCGTGGAATACCTGCTGCGGTATCCGGAAGTGCTGGATGAAAAGACGATGCAGGAGATCGCAGCCGAAACCTATACGCAACCATCCACGTTGATCCGCATCGCCAAAAAATTAGGTTTTGATGGATGGGTGGAATGCAAAAAAGCCTACCAGGAAGAACACGACTATTTGACCCGCAACTTCGTAAACATCGATGCCAATCTGCCGTTTGAGGCGAACGACTCAATCATGACGATCAGCAATAAGATGGCCTCTCTCGGACAATCAACAATCGAGGATACGCTCTCGCTCATCCACCACGACACGCTGCAGCAGGCGAAGCAGATGCTGCTGAGGGCTAAGCATATCCAAATCTTCGCCAACAACGCCAATATGCTCATCCCGCAGGACTTTGCCTTGAAGATGAACCGGATCAAGCACCACACTGCCGTTTCCACCATTAAAGGCGAAGACGTCTATACAGCCTACACCAGTCCTGGAGGCACTTGCGCCATCTTGATTTCCTATACCGGCGAAAGCACTGCGATGAAACAGATTGCAAATATTTTGAAAGCGGAAGGCGTTCCGACAATCGGGATTACGGGCATCGGCGACAACTACCTTTCGCGGGTGGTCGACTGCTATCTACCGATCACGACGCGCGAGAAACTGTATTCCAAGATCGGCAACTTTACGATCAACCTTTCCATCATCTATTTGCTGGATGTGCTGTATTCAGTAGTCTTTGCCGAAAATTATGAGGAAAATCTGGCCCATATCATCCGCTTGGGCAGAATAGCCGACAAAAGAAAAACCAGCTCGGATATCATGCAAGAGGATACTGGTGGGGAAACGATGTAG
- a CDS encoding 6-phospho-beta-glucosidase, with amino-acid sequence MTKGVKIVTIGGGSSYTPELMEGFIKRYDELPIREIWLVDIEAGKEKLEIVGTMAQRMWDASPYDVKIHMTLDRREALKDADFVTTQFRVGLLNARVKDERIPFYYGMLGQETNGAGGMFKAFRTIPIILQIVEDMKELCPNAWLVNFTNPSGMVTEAVVRYGKWDRVMGLCNVPVMATMTEPKALGVEKEDLIYKFAGLNHFHWHKVADDKGNDITYKVIDAMFDKDAGLPKNIHDIPFYREQLEQMGMIPCGYHRYYYREEEMLTHGLEEYNGVGTRAQQVKETEAELFELYKDPNLDHKPEQLQKRGGAYYSDAACETIAAIYGNKDTQIVVSTKNNGAVPDLPADCVVEVTAYVGAQGARNVAFGELPTAEKGWLQVMKAMELLTIEAAVTGDYGTALQAFTINPLIRSGDTAIKIMNELFIAHKKHLPQFAETIARLEAEGVTVQDEIAKDLD; translated from the coding sequence ATGACAAAAGGCGTTAAAATTGTAACAATCGGCGGAGGAAGCAGCTACACACCTGAATTAATGGAAGGTTTCATCAAACGTTATGATGAACTGCCTATCCGCGAAATTTGGTTAGTGGATATCGAAGCAGGGAAAGAAAAATTAGAAATCGTTGGAACAATGGCGCAACGTATGTGGGATGCATCCCCTTACGACGTGAAAATCCATATGACTTTGGACCGCAGAGAAGCTTTGAAAGACGCTGACTTCGTAACGACTCAATTCCGTGTCGGTTTACTGAATGCTCGTGTCAAAGATGAGCGTATTCCTTTCTACTATGGCATGTTGGGACAAGAAACCAATGGTGCAGGCGGTATGTTCAAAGCCTTCCGTACAATTCCTATCATTTTGCAAATCGTTGAAGACATGAAAGAATTATGCCCGAATGCTTGGTTGGTCAACTTCACAAATCCGAGCGGAATGGTAACAGAAGCAGTCGTACGCTACGGCAAATGGGACAGAGTAATGGGCTTGTGTAACGTTCCGGTTATGGCTACAATGACTGAACCGAAAGCATTAGGCGTTGAAAAAGAGGACCTGATCTACAAATTTGCCGGCTTGAACCACTTCCACTGGCATAAAGTTGCTGACGACAAAGGCAATGACATCACTTATAAAGTGATCGATGCTATGTTCGACAAAGATGCTGGCTTACCGAAAAATATCCATGACATTCCGTTCTACAGAGAACAATTGGAACAAATGGGCATGATCCCATGCGGCTACCACCGTTACTACTACCGTGAAGAAGAAATGCTGACACACGGTCTGGAAGAGTACAATGGCGTAGGAACGCGTGCACAACAAGTTAAAGAGACTGAAGCTGAATTGTTCGAATTATACAAAGATCCAAACTTGGATCACAAACCAGAGCAATTGCAAAAACGTGGGGGAGCTTACTACTCTGACGCTGCTTGCGAAACAATCGCTGCCATCTACGGCAACAAAGACACGCAAATCGTTGTATCGACTAAAAACAATGGCGCTGTTCCTGACCTGCCAGCTGACTGCGTAGTCGAAGTTACAGCTTACGTTGGCGCACAAGGCGCTCGTAACGTGGCTTTCGGCGAATTGCCCACTGCTGAAAAAGGCTGGTTACAAGTGATGAAAGCTATGGAATTGCTGACTATCGAAGCTGCTGTAACAGGCGACTACGGTACTGCATTGCAAGCATTCACGATCAACCCATTGATCCGTTCAGGCGATACTGCAATCAAAATCATGAACGAATTGTTCATCGCGCACAAAAAACACTTACCGCAATTCGCTGAAACAATCGCACGCTTGGAAGCTGAAGGTGTGACTGTTCAGGACGAAATCGCAAAAGATCTGGACTAA
- the gfa gene encoding S-(hydroxymethyl)glutathione synthase — MTKVKLHPRLDSGYQYEVDANFSGGTLHCLCEHNSVEVHIGAQTGHNHACGCSKCWKPEGATFSLVSVVGRDNVKVMKNEDNLEIVDETAAIQRYACKDCGTHLFGRIENPDHAFYGLDFVHTELSDEKGWSAPEFAGFISSVIETGTSASKINEIRSDLQALGLNTYDCLSPGLMDLISIKTAQLKGTLAE, encoded by the coding sequence ATGACAAAAGTGAAACTTCATCCAAGATTAGACAGTGGCTATCAATACGAGGTAGATGCGAATTTTTCTGGAGGTACTTTACATTGTTTATGTGAACACAATTCAGTAGAAGTACATATTGGCGCACAAACGGGGCATAACCATGCTTGTGGATGTTCAAAATGTTGGAAACCAGAGGGAGCAACGTTTTCATTAGTTTCGGTTGTTGGGAGAGACAATGTGAAAGTAATGAAAAATGAAGATAATTTGGAAATAGTAGATGAAACTGCTGCAATCCAACGTTACGCATGTAAAGATTGCGGCACGCATCTATTTGGAAGAATTGAGAATCCGGACCACGCTTTTTATGGATTAGATTTCGTTCACACAGAATTATCTGATGAAAAAGGTTGGTCAGCTCCAGAATTTGCAGGATTTATTTCCTCTGTTATCGAAACTGGCACATCTGCTTCAAAAATAAATGAAATCCGTTCAGATTTACAAGCACTAGGACTGAACACGTATGATTGTTTATCTCCTGGATTGATGGATTTAATTTCAATAAAGACTGCTCAATTAAAAGGAACCCTTGCAGAATAA
- a CDS encoding GNAT family N-acetyltransferase produces the protein MQKTLNIRFADEKDAGLILAFIRELADYENLLAEVTATEELLRKTLFEDRKAEVIIGEVDGEPVAFALFFSNFSTFLGKPGLYLEDLYMKEGYRGYGFGKQLLSFLANLVIERDYGRLEWWCLDWNKPSIDFYKKMGAEPMDEWTVFRLTGKELQQVAARNSD, from the coding sequence ATGCAAAAAACTTTGAACATCCGTTTTGCGGATGAGAAGGATGCCGGATTGATTTTGGCATTCATCAGGGAGTTGGCGGATTACGAAAACCTGCTTGCCGAAGTCACCGCTACTGAAGAGCTATTAAGAAAGACGCTATTCGAAGACAGAAAAGCTGAAGTTATCATCGGGGAAGTCGATGGTGAACCCGTCGCCTTTGCGTTGTTCTTCAGCAATTTTTCCACGTTCCTGGGCAAGCCCGGGCTGTATCTTGAAGATCTGTATATGAAGGAAGGTTACCGCGGTTACGGATTCGGGAAACAGTTGCTTTCGTTTCTTGCGAATTTGGTCATCGAAAGGGACTACGGCCGCCTGGAATGGTGGTGCCTCGATTGGAATAAGCCGTCCATCGACTTCTACAAAAAGATGGGTGCCGAACCGATGGATGAGTGGACTGTGTTCAGACTAACCGGTAAGGAATTACAGCAAGTGGCTGCGAGGAATTCTGATTAA
- a CDS encoding S-(hydroxymethyl)glutathione dehydrogenase/class III alcohol dehydrogenase, with translation MKSRAAVAFGPGKPLEIVEIDVAEPKAKEVLVKILYTSVCHTDAFTLSGDDPEGVFPAVLGHEGAGVVVSVGDEVTSVKPGDHVIPLYTPECGECEFCLSGKTNLCSAVRETQGKGLMPDGTTRFSYNGEPIYHYMGTSTFSEYTVVNEINLVNIDKEAPLDKVALFGCGVTTGLGAVENTAKVEEGAVTAVFGLGAIGLAVIQGLKKAKAKRIIAVDMNPDKWELAKKMGATDFVNPSDHDRPIQEVLIEMTNGGVDYSFECIGNVEVMKAALEACHKGWGESIIIGVAGAGKEIHTRPFQLVTGRVWRGSAFGGVKGRTELPGMVEDFMNGEIDLDSFITHHLNFTDINEAFDLLHKGESIRTILTYGE, from the coding sequence ATGAAAAGTAGAGCAGCTGTCGCTTTTGGACCAGGCAAACCGTTGGAGATCGTAGAAATAGATGTGGCAGAGCCAAAAGCCAAAGAAGTATTGGTGAAGATCCTTTACACTTCCGTCTGTCATACCGATGCCTTCACTTTGTCGGGCGATGATCCGGAAGGTGTTTTCCCTGCCGTGCTGGGCCATGAAGGCGCCGGCGTTGTTGTTTCCGTGGGCGATGAAGTCACTTCCGTCAAACCCGGGGACCACGTCATTCCTTTGTACACACCGGAATGCGGGGAATGCGAATTCTGTCTGTCCGGCAAGACGAATCTGTGTTCAGCCGTCCGCGAAACGCAAGGCAAAGGCTTGATGCCTGACGGAACGACCCGTTTCTCCTATAACGGTGAGCCTATTTATCACTACATGGGGACAAGCACTTTCAGCGAATACACCGTTGTGAATGAAATCAACCTAGTCAACATCGATAAGGAAGCACCGCTGGATAAAGTCGCTTTGTTCGGTTGCGGAGTAACAACCGGTCTCGGTGCTGTCGAAAACACAGCAAAAGTCGAAGAAGGCGCAGTGACTGCAGTATTCGGGCTGGGCGCAATCGGTTTGGCCGTTATCCAAGGCTTGAAAAAAGCCAAAGCCAAACGCATCATCGCGGTCGATATGAATCCCGACAAATGGGAACTGGCCAAAAAAATGGGTGCCACCGATTTCGTCAATCCTAGCGATCATGATCGTCCGATCCAGGAAGTCCTGATCGAAATGACCAACGGCGGCGTGGATTACAGTTTTGAATGCATCGGAAATGTCGAAGTCATGAAAGCAGCTTTGGAAGCTTGCCACAAAGGCTGGGGCGAAAGCATCATCATCGGTGTCGCCGGAGCCGGCAAAGAAATCCATACCCGCCCATTCCAATTGGTGACAGGACGCGTTTGGAGAGGGTCCGCATTCGGCGGGGTCAAAGGCCGCACAGAACTACCCGGAATGGTTGAGGATTTCATGAACGGCGAAATCGATCTGGACAGCTTCATCACCCATCATCTGAATTTCACCGACATCAACGAAGCCTTCGATCTGTTGCACAAAGGGGAATCCATCCGCACCATTTTGACCTATGGAGAATAA
- a CDS encoding NAD(P)H-dependent oxidoreductase, whose translation MSTPELRAQIIEAHQSRYATKSFDPTKKIAEEDWETIIESARLSPSSFGYEPWKFLLVKNQEIKDDLKGIAAGAVNSLNGASHFVIALARKNVTIESDHVRHIVEDVLGVDFAIDSPRSQYFDNFQKNNQQLTDERKLYDWASKQTYIAMANMMTTAALLGIDSCPIEGFNKANVEKYLSEKGLVDLNEFGVSYMLGLGYRNEPITPKKRQSLDEILEVID comes from the coding sequence ATGTCGACACCTGAATTAAGAGCACAAATCATCGAAGCACACCAAAGCCGCTATGCCACTAAATCTTTCGATCCGACGAAAAAGATTGCCGAGGAAGATTGGGAAACAATCATTGAATCCGCACGCTTATCGCCGAGTTCCTTCGGCTATGAACCATGGAAGTTCCTGCTGGTGAAAAACCAGGAAATCAAGGATGATTTGAAGGGGATTGCTGCGGGAGCAGTCAACAGCCTCAACGGTGCCAGCCATTTCGTCATCGCGCTGGCTCGAAAAAATGTGACCATCGAAAGTGATCATGTACGGCACATCGTGGAGGACGTGCTCGGCGTGGACTTTGCTATTGACTCGCCGCGCAGCCAATACTTCGATAACTTCCAAAAGAATAATCAGCAATTGACGGACGAACGCAAATTGTACGATTGGGCGTCCAAACAGACCTATATCGCGATGGCCAACATGATGACCACTGCAGCCCTTTTAGGAATCGACAGCTGCCCAATCGAAGGCTTCAACAAAGCCAATGTTGAGAAATACCTGTCGGAAAAAGGTCTGGTCGACCTGAATGAATTTGGCGTATCCTATATGCTGGGTCTGGGATACCGGAATGAACCAATCACGCCGAAGAAAAGACAGTCCTTGGATGAGATTCTTGAAGTAATCGATTGA
- the nadA gene encoding quinolinate synthase NadA, with protein sequence MENKNAQMGDAELVAGIQRLKQEKDIVVLAHFYVQDEIQDVADHIGDSYQLAKLAKTTPQQTICFCGVNFMGESAKILSPGKRVIMPDIKAGCPMADMITTDEIERVKAQYDDLAVVAYVNTTAETKAHSDVCVTSSNCLEIVRSLPQKNIYFIPDINLGSYIKSQVPEKNVILHDGFCCVHHKIRVPAVQEMIEANPDYKVLVHPEAQAEVVALGDVVGSTKVLLDEVKKNDAPGYIVCTEVGILHQMQKAAPGKEFLVPTRTQTCRSMKRNTLQKLYDAMDSMTPEVKMDEELMQLALRPLEKMMELSLNLVR encoded by the coding sequence ATGGAGAATAAGAACGCACAGATGGGCGATGCGGAATTAGTCGCGGGTATACAGAGGCTGAAGCAGGAGAAGGATATTGTTGTTCTGGCGCATTTCTACGTCCAGGACGAGATTCAGGACGTAGCAGACCACATTGGCGATAGCTACCAGTTGGCGAAATTGGCGAAGACTACGCCGCAGCAGACAATTTGTTTCTGCGGGGTAAACTTCATGGGGGAAAGTGCGAAAATTTTGAGTCCAGGCAAGCGGGTCATTATGCCGGATATCAAGGCCGGTTGTCCGATGGCTGATATGATAACAACTGATGAAATCGAGCGTGTCAAGGCCCAGTACGATGATTTGGCGGTTGTCGCGTATGTGAATACGACGGCGGAAACAAAGGCACACAGCGATGTTTGTGTGACGTCGTCAAACTGCCTGGAGATTGTGCGCAGCCTGCCGCAGAAAAACATCTATTTTATTCCTGATATCAATCTTGGATCGTACATTAAGAGCCAGGTGCCGGAGAAAAATGTCATTTTGCACGACGGGTTTTGCTGCGTACACCACAAAATCCGCGTCCCGGCTGTACAGGAGATGATTGAGGCCAATCCGGATTACAAAGTACTGGTGCATCCGGAGGCGCAGGCGGAAGTTGTTGCGCTTGGTGATGTAGTCGGCAGTACAAAGGTGTTATTGGATGAGGTGAAGAAGAATGATGCACCGGGATATATCGTCTGTACCGAAGTAGGCATTTTGCATCAGATGCAGAAGGCGGCTCCGGGTAAGGAGTTCCTCGTGCCGACACGTACCCAGACGTGCCGCAGCATGAAACGTAATACATTGCAGAAATTGTATGATGCGATGGACTCTATGACACCGGAAGTGAAGATGGATGAAGAATTGATGCAGCTTGCTCTCCGACCATTGGAAAAGATGATGGAACTTTCGTTGAACTTAGTTAGATGA